In Perca fluviatilis chromosome 18, GENO_Pfluv_1.0, whole genome shotgun sequence, one genomic interval encodes:
- the LOC120546858 gene encoding uncharacterized protein LOC120546858 → MTEEKNDDIVTLNCSVSTYERCKHTVKWLYEGKDVAKDHPNIETLQSGCYTTVKWQDPVDSVDPGLIYKPRSNLLKCEVTDGYTEEVQLFPFIPPHSSREKPSADATTTTTISPTSETMSTSKATRTSDKSPESVPTTTAINDPSTKLQGWGRILFVPVGLAALIIIVVAVNMWTRAKEKKTQTEEIAVRYDVDDDTVNYENIRSPDGV, encoded by the exons A TGACTGAAGAGAAGAACGATGATATAGTGACGTTAAACTGCTCTGTGTCGACATATGAACGATGTAAACACACAGTGAAGTGGCTGTATGAGGGTAAAGACGTGGCTAAAGATCACCCAAACATTGAGACATTGCAGAGTGGCTGCTACACCACTGTGAAATGGCAGGATCCTGTGGATTCTGTGGATCCTGGTTTAATTTACAAACCAAGGTCTAACTTATTGAAGTGTGAAGTAACAGATGGTTACACTGAAGAAGTGCAGCTGTTTCCCTTCATCCCTCCACATTCCTCAAGAGAGAAACCAT CTGCTGATGCAACAACGACGACTACAATATCACCAACATCAGAGACAATGAGCACATCAAAAG CAACAAGAACTTCTGATAAAAGCCCAGAATCAGTACCAACCACCACAGCAATCAATGATCCTTCAACCAAACTACAAG GTTGGGGGAGGATCCTCTTTGTGCCCGTGGGTTTAGCAGCTCTCATAATAATTGTTGTGGCGGTCAACATGTGGACGAGAGCTAAAG AGAAGAAAACACAGACGGAGGAAATCGCT GTGCGTTATGATGTAGATGATGATACAGTGAACTATGAAAACATCAGATCTCCTGATGGAGTTTGA